A genomic segment from Nicotiana tabacum cultivar K326 chromosome 7, ASM71507v2, whole genome shotgun sequence encodes:
- the LOC107816875 gene encoding 11S globulin seed storage protein Ana o 2.0101-like yields MATYSSVLSLSLCFLVLSHCCFAQLLEQQQQNVWQRLQQQQQHRALRSKTECQIERLNAQEPTRRFESEAGVIEFWDATHEQFECAGVQAVRHQIRRNGLLLPYYTNTPLLMYIIQGRGIHSTVIPGCAETYETESGESRTGERRRSFNDRHQKLRRFRAGDVLALPAGVTFWMYNDAEEPIVTVSLLDTSNHANQLDLTFRSFFLAGNPQRGVQQQFVGRQQETTMQERRSEQETTSKGGNIFNGFDTEILSEAFNVDVETIRRLQGQNEERGVIVRAEELRLTLPEESEQEERREQQQREGGRWPLNGLEETICTMKFRENIGHPSRSDVYNPRGGRVSTVNSLSLPILNFLQLSAERGTLYRNAIVAPHWNMNAHSIIYIIRGSGRIQVVGNAGRSVFDDEVRENQLLIVPQNFAIVKRAGNEGLEYIAFKTNDNAMVNPLAGRLSALRAMPEEVLMNSYQISRQEARSLKYNREELTVFGPGSRSSRREEYA; encoded by the exons ATGGCTACTTACTCCTCAGTCCTCTCTCTCAGCCTTTGCTTCCTCGTTCTCTCCCACTGCTGTTTTGCTCAGCTCTTAGAGCAACAGCAACAGAACGTATGGCAGAGACttcaacaacagcaacaacaccGCGCTCTCAGGTCGAAAACCGAGTGCCAAATTGAGCGTTTGAACGCTCAAGAACCAACCCGGAGATTCGAGTCTGAGGCCGGTGTTATTGAGTTCTGGGATGCTACACATGAGCAATTTGAGTGCGCCGGAGTTCAAGCCGTTCGCCATCAAATTAGGCGAAATGGACTTTTGCTTCCTTACTATACCAACACTCCTCTGCTCATGTACATTATTCAAG GACGTGGTATTCACTCGACTGTGATACCGGGATGTGCTGAGACATATGAAACAGAATCTGGAGAATCCAGAACCGGAGAAAGACGCCGGAGTTTCAATGACAGGCACCAGAAACTCAGACGTTTCAGAGCTGGTGATGTTCTTGCTTTGCCGGCGGGAGTCACTTTCTGGATGTACAATGATGCCGAGGAACCAATTGTCACTGTCTCACTTCTTGACACTTCCAACCACGCTAATCAACTTGATCTCACCTTCAGG AGCTTCTTCCTAGCTGGAAACCCACAGCGTGGAGTACAACAACAATTCGTAGGAAgacaacaagaaacaacaatgCAAGAAAGGAGATCAGAACAAGAGACAACATCTAAAGGAGGCAACATTTTCAACGGTTTCGACACTGAGATTTTGTCGGAAGCATTCAACGTCGACGTCGAAACCATAAGGAGACTTCAAGGACAGAACGAAGAGAGAGGTGTAATTGTGAGAGCAGAAGAGCTTCGTTTAACTCTACCTGAAGAATCTGAACAAGAAGAACGAAGGGAACAACAACAAAGAGAAGGAGGAAGATGGCCATTGAATGGGTTGGAAGAAACAATATGTACAATGAAGTTCAGGGAGAATATTGGTCATCCTTCTAGATCTGACGTGTACAATCCACGTGGAGGACGCGTCAGCACTGTTAACAGCTTGAGTCTTCCTATTCTTAACTTTCTCCAACTCAGTGCTGAGCGAGGAACCCTCTACCGG AATGCAATAGTTGCACCACACTGGAACATGAACGCCCACTCTATCATCTACATCATCAGAGGAAGCGGCCGAATTCAGGTGGTGGGAAACGCGGGACGATCAGTATTCGACGACGAAGTCAGAGAGAATCAGCTACTAATTGTGCCACAGAACTTTGCCATAGTGAAGAGAGCAGGCAATGAAGGACTAGAGTACATTGCTTTTAAGACTAATGACAATGCAATGGTTAACCCACTGGCTGGAAGATTATCAGCACTTAGAGCAATGCCAGAGGAAGTGTTAATGAACTCTTACCAAATTTCTAGGCAAGAAGCTAGGAGTTTGAAGTATAATAGGGAGGAGTTGACTGTTTTTGGACCAGGGTCTAGATCTAGCAGGAGAGAAGAATATGCTTAG